From the Brachyhypopomus gauderio isolate BG-103 chromosome 5, BGAUD_0.2, whole genome shotgun sequence genome, one window contains:
- the LOC143514890 gene encoding akirin-1-like has translation MACGATLKRSLEFEALHGPQSPKRRRCNLLPGSAAAPSTQRCNLRPAEVQAHSAVTPPSTGEHRLSPEQIFQNIREEYSRYQRRRQTEGGMVSSESHISGEERSASPALSSSPNSPTGVCVKRDQPLFTMRQVSCLCGRLLREFEEGLREEYDCVLNSKLAEQYESFVKFTQDQITRRYGARPASYVS, from the exons ATGGCGTGCGGAGCGACCCTGAAGCGCTCCCTGGAGTTCGAGGCCCTGCACGGTCCACAGTCTCCAAAACGGCGGAGGTGCAACCTGCTGCCTGGATCTGCTGCAGCTCCGTCAACGCAGCGGTGCAATCTCAGACCTGCTGAGGTTCAGGCACATTCAGCGGTCACCCCGCCGTCCACAGGGGAGCACAGGCTAAGTCCAG AGCAGATCTTTCAGAACATCCGGGAGGAATACAGCCGCTACCAGCGCCGCCGCCAGACTGAGGGGGGCATGGTCTCAAGTGAGAGCCACATCTCTGGAGAAGAGAGGAGCGCCAGCCCTGCTCTCAGCTCTTCCCCCAACTCACCAACAG gtgtgtgtgtgaagagagacCAGCCATTGTTCACCATGCGGCAGGTGAGCTGCCTGTGTGGGCGGCTGCTGCGGGAGTTCGAGGAGGGTCTGAGAGAGGAGTATGACTGTGTCCTTAACAGCAAACTAGCAG AGCAGTATGAGTCGTTTGTGAAGTTCACTCAGGATCAGATTACACGAAGATATGGAGCTCGGCCGGCCAGCT ATGTTTCGTGA